From Sporolactobacillus pectinivorans:
TTCAATGGCTACATCTGCTCCGGATGGATTCTTGATCAAATTAACAATATGGTCACATCCATTGTATTGATAGACCGACATTCTCCCATTATTTAATTTAAAATTTTTAAGACCGTCATAAATCGCCTTGTCTGCTATGTTAAGTTCCTTAGCAACTGATATAGCCGATAATGCATTGTATAAATTGTATACACCGAAAAGACTTAATTGATAATCTAAATCGTTTTCTTCATCTGTTTCATCAGAATTATTACTGCTTTCGTCCCTTGTTTTTAATTTAAAATTGTATCCCTTGTTGTTTCGCTCAATCTTTTTAATTTCATATTTCGGTTGTTCTCTTTTAAAGCCGCAATAATCGCATTTATAATAACCTAGTTGGCCATAGAACATGTGTTCATATGAAAGCTTTCTTCCGCAGCTCGGGCAATACAGTGAATCCTTCATATTACTGTTCTCAAAATTGTAAGCATCTTTATTTATGCCGAAATAAAGTTTTTCATTTTTCAAGTCGGAGAAACGGGCAACGAATGGGTCATCTGTATTTAAAATTAACTTGGCATCGCTTTTGCCGATCGCAGCATGCATTTTATTGATCAAAGCGTCAATCTCACCGTACCGATCAAGCTGATCTCTAAAAAAATTGTTAATGATGATCATCAAAGGATGAACTTCTTTCAACAAAGGAATGACCGTTGCTTCGTCACACTCAATCACTGCCCATTTAGTTTTTGTTAATTTTTTTAATTGATGTGCATGCTCTGTATAAACTTGTGTGATTCCATTGATCAGATTATTTCCTTCCCCGTTATTGATCACAAACAAATCTCCCTGCTTTAATACGTTGGATATTAAATTAGAAGTTGTTGTTTTACCGTTAGTTCCAGTTACAATAATTGTATTTGTAAATTGTGAAAGATCAGTTAATATTTTTTTATCTAATTTTCGCGCAATTTTCCCAGGAAGGCTCTCTCCCTTGCCTCTTCCTGAAAACCTGATCAGTCCTTTAATCATTTTCACAGACCATATAGAGGAAATTTCTTTTAAATCCATTAACCATTTTTCTCCTTTTAGAAAAGAAAAACTCAATGATGACCATTATGTTTATGCAGCGAATTATCAATTCACGACCGATACATCAGTGAGTAACGCTCTCACATTTTTTCGAAAATCAGAATACCAGCAATTCCGGTTGACCGGATCTTTCTGCGTGTGTCATTGATGAACCTCCCCAACTGAATGTTGATAAGATGATTATGTGGCCATCGAAATGCTCGAAGCCATTGACGCTTACCCCAAACTCAACAGTCTCAATTCACCAGTGACCCGGTTCGTTTATCGCTTTGAATGCTGCTCAATCGATAAAATTTCCAATTTAGCCATTTTTTTGCTCCAAGAAAAGAAAATAGTGCCTTATAGAGATAGAGGTGTTCGAGAAGTCCCCGAATGATAAGCGGGGAATCTCTTCTTTGCCCGCTTCTCCGGTCCGCATGTAGCGCCAATTTACGCTTAGGGCTTCATAATTTCGCCGTCTCAAGCTTCCGATGGTCATGGACGGCCTGGCGCAGGCGTTGCAGCACGGTGTTGCGTTTTTAATCTGCAACCATGCTCCTCCGTGAACAGGACCTTATAAAATCAAATGGCATGTTCGTTAACAACAGTACATCAAATAATATATCACCATTTCTTTTTTCATTGCTTAGTTTTTTAAACCTTTTTTTTATTTTTTTTCCCTTTTTTAACATTTCTCATGCCCTTAGACTTCCCAAGGTTTATAGCCCTATTCCAGAGCGACATTATTTTCTTTATAAATCATTTTAAACTCCCATAGTGAAAAAAAACTGAAAGATTAAGTCTTTATTTGTTATATAAAGAATAAACAATCTCTTTTTTCTTTCATTGAATGCCGGTGCTCCGCAATATAGCAGCGAATCATCTCAGTATGAGTGATGTGTAAACCTGGAAAAATGGATACAAGGCAGCATCCTGATCGCCGGCGGATTCGGTTCCCGACTGTGGTGGCATGGGATACGCACGAAAGAGCCCGTCAAATGTAACTGATCGACTTTTTCGTTCCTCCCTGTTTAATACTCCTTCTTACCGTTTAATACTCCTTCTTAACACATTCGAGGAAAAACGACGAATTCCTTCAAAAAATAAAAATTTAATCCAGTACATGACAAAGATTAATCGTGCGCCGATTTTTTTATCGCTGAAAGCCGTGTCACTTGTTTCAAACCGCTATTCATTAAAACAAAAATAAAGAGCCAGCTGATCATGATTAAAAGAATCACTTTAATCACGGAATCCCCGATAACCGGAAGCGGCATGTCCCAAAAAGCGTGAAGGAAAATAGGGACAACCATCAATTTGAGAAATCGTGATCTGGACAGCATGTTCAAGGTGAACGGCTGGCTCTGCTTAACTAAAACGAGCGCTCCCCCAGCAATGGCGGTCCAAACAGCATGTGTGCCGATGCTTGTCCAAGCTCGCATCACAATAACATTCAGAAAGGTTTCATTACGCATCGTTTGAAACGCCCGAAAAGCATAGCCCGCGGATTCAAACGACGCAAAACCCGCGCCGATGACCGCGCCGATCAGCAGGCCATTCAATAAATATTTGACATTTAGCTGACTGATGAATCCGATCATAATCAGCAGTTTTCCCAGTTCTTCAACCATACCGATGACAAATGCGCTCGTGATACTGATCCGGTAAACCGGAAAAATCGTATAAAGGACAAGTGTCACAATGATTGAGGCCACGCCTCCGATAAAGAACATGCGAACAACATCAAAAAGATTGATATTTCGGGGGACATTGGTCTCAAAAAAGAAGACGACCAGAGAGAAGGGAACTGCAAAGGAGCCAATCAGCATTAAGCCCGGAAGCGCATAAGGATTGCCAAACTCTGTCAGACAAATCCAAAGCATGCCATAAGTAATAAAGAAGATCAGAAAAACTCTTGAGAAGAGCCAAGGTTTTGGCCAGGCGGAAGATATGTCCACTTCACTAGGGGTTGTAAAAGCGGTACCGGCGATAAAAATTTGCTCACTTTCTTCTTTCGTATGCTGCTGAAAAACTTGCGAAAAAAGATCGCGAAGTTTTAGGTCAACCGGGCCGTGTTCACCAACCATTTTATTCATTTTTTCTGTTGCGCGGCTCATAAAGCCCCCCGATCCGCGGGATGCCGTACGTACCCGCTGATCCACTGATTGCCGATTCGCCTGATGAATCGTTGTATTTCGAATGTTCTTCCATTCCGTCATACCTTGAGCGATCGCCAGTGTGTCGTCGTTGATTTTTCCTTTGCTTACAAGCAATTTCATCTCATCTTCTGATAAAGGGCCTCGAGTCTCCTGACCATCGTAATAATACCAACGGGATGCCATATTCGTTCTTCACTTCTTTCACTTTGAAAAATTGAGCAGCTTTTTCTTTAGTCTTTGACGATATCGCCCATTTAAACCACTTAATATTTGAAAGTAAAGAAGCAAAGCTTTATGTATCGTTTAAAAAAATTAAACGGCTCCAGATTTCTTTCGGGATAATACGTGAGGGGTGCAATGGATGTGCGGCAATCCTGACACCCAATGCCATCAGTGATAATGGTTTTTAGCTTCCTTGATTTGGTTGACATGTATTCATTGGGCATTCTGAGCTTACCTGACTGAAGAGACAAATCGCTTGACACCCTCCGCGATTTCGTTTTCTTTCAAACCGGAGTAACTTAACCGGACATATCTCGGATGTGCCCCATAAATAGTACCTGGAACAAACAGAACCCCATTTTCTATTCCTGACTGAAGCCGCTCCACATCCGAAAAATGATCCGGACATTTGACCCACAGATGATAACCTCCCTTTGGGGTTGTCCAGCTCAACTTGTCTTTTGAGTACGCTTTGAGTGAATGAATCATTTTATTTTTTCTGCGACGAAGCTTTTCCCGCAAAACTTTAAGATGAGCTTCCCATATTCCAGATGTTATAAAACGTGCTGCGATCATTTGAGTTACAATATTCGTTCCATGATCCATTTGATCCTTGGCATCTTTCAGTCGCTTCAATACTGTTTCCGGGGCAACCATCCACCCGATGCGAAGACCGGGAGCCACCGTTTTCGATAGACTCCCTATGTATATCACGGATTGGTTATGACTCATTGAGAATAGCGAAGAAATCTCGGCCGATTCGCTGTTAAAATAGAGCAGACTGTACGGATCATCCTCCACAATCGGGATCCGTCGACTTTCACATATGGAAATAATCGTTTTTCTGCGTTGCCCTGATAATGTAATCCCTGTCGGATTTTGATAGGTTGGATTGATAAACAGCATTTTAATCGGCTTTTTGTTAAGCAGTCTCTCAAGTTCTTCCGGAATGATTCCTTCATGATCCATGGGCGCCCCAAACATTCTAAGCCCGGCGGAATGAAAGAGCGGCAGAGAATAAAAATACGACGGATATTCCAGTGCGATCGCGTCACCCGGATTGAGCAGGCACTGCGTGATCAGCAATAGCGCTTGCTGTGAACCGGCTGTAATAAGTATGTCCTTTGCCTCTGCATGAATTTTGTATTGCTGCTTTAACAAGCGGCTGATCCCAATTCTAAGCGGTTCATACCCCTGAGGTTCAGGATAGCCAAGCGGAGCATCCAGAGCTGACTCCTTCATGATCTGCTGAATACGGGCAACAGGGTAATCTTCCCGGCAAAGTTCCCCACTTGATAAATTGATGAGTTCGTGATGATTTCTTGCCTCATTGAGTTTTTGAAGAATCGGGAGCGTAGGCAAAAAAGAGCCCCCGTTCGCATAGTCATGCCAGTTGGTCACGCGAACGGGATTGACGCCCAACCGTCTCTGGCAGACAACTGTTCCGCTCCCTCTTACAGAATTCACAAGTCCTGTTGATCGAAGCACATCATATGCCCGAACTACGGTTGTTCGATTAACACCCAACCGCTTTGCTAAATTCCGTTCTGGCGGCAGCTTGCCGCCGGGCATTAATTGACCCTCCATAATTTGCTTTTCAAAGTGTCGAGCGATCTGATCATATAACGGCAAACCCTTTTTTTCTTTCTTTGGCTCCCAATCCATTAAATTTCCTCCTCTTAAATTGGATGACCTCGTGATAAACCAATTGGATGTTCTCATAATCATAACACAGCTTTATGATTGATTTATCAACAAAAAACATTGAGGTGAACAGCATGTACATCCCGGAACATTTTAAAATGACGACAGATGAGGATATGTTTAAGATGATCGAACAAAATTCTTTTGCCACGTTATTTTCCCAGCATCACGGGGCGCCGTATGCTACTCATCTACCCGTAACATTAAACCGGAAAAAAAGATTACTCTGCGGGCATTTCGCTCGCTCCAATCCGCAGTGGGAGGATATTGGCCAACAGGAGATACTTGCTGTTTTTCAGGGACCGCATCGTTACATCTCTCCTTCCTGGTATGAGACAAACACCGCCGTCCCGACATGGAACTACGTTGCCGTACATATTTACGGACAAGTGGAATTAATCACCGACCCTAAAGAACTGATGAACACCCTCAACGCTATGGTTCAAAAATACGAAAAACCGGGATATACGTACAAGCTGACTGATGTTAATCCGGCATTTGTCAATAAGTTATTTAATGGAATTGTCGGCTTCAAAATTAAAATCAATCGGATGGAAGGAAAGCAGAAGCTCAGCCAAAATAACCCCGAGGAACGTCAAAAACGAATCATCGAGCATCTAAAAGCAATAAAACAAGCCAATGAAAATGAAATGGCTCAGATGATGGAAAATAATTTGAATAAGAAAGCCAGGAATAATGCTGACCAGTAATAAAATTATTTAATTTTTCCTAAATACAGCGACCGAAAAGTAAATAATCATCTTTGGAAAAGATTCATAGATCCTTCATACGGGATCTATGTTTATTTTACCACTGCCATAAATGCATCACTAAACCTGTTTCCAGTTAACTGTTCAGATATCCTGATTAGCAGAGCTGCAATGTCCTGCTATAATTTTCGTTTTGCCATGAATATTTGTCCAAACACGCGTGTAACACATCTGGCCACCAATTGGTTGCGTCTCAAAAGTGCCCTTCAGAATGACCCGTGTTACGGTCACGGCTGAATCATTTAAAAGCTTCACACGTTGATCCAAAACCATTATTTCAGAAAAGTTTAACGCTCCAGACCGTTGTTTCAAGATCATTTTCTTTAGTTAATATTTGTCCAAAATGGTCAACAAAGATAAGGTCATCGTCAATCAATTCATCTAGGGCTGTTACGTCACTACTTAACATTGCCTCTTGAAGCCTTTTTTCACATTCTATAATTTCTGATTTTTTCATGATAAATCTCCTCCCGTATTTTTCCCGCTCAGAAATCCTATGCTTTGTTCCCCGTTTCTGACGAATGGGAACTTTTTTCTATTTAAAGCCTTTTACTTGGAATCAAGACTATTCAAGGTTTGTCCAGGCATAGAGTCCGGAGACAGAAGCGCTCCCAGCGATGATCATACCCGCCGCTTTTAATTTTTCTCCTTTCATTCCTCTTGTATAACGAATCATCAGCCGAAACGTTACAACCCACTAGTGATATTTTTCTAAGAATTTAGTAACTGTCTGAATGACCATGTCGCCCTCGGAATCCAGAAAAATGTGGTGCTTTGAGTGCGGAAGATAATGTAGCTCTTTTTCTTTTGATGGAGCCACGCGAAAAATCAATTCGGCACTTTTCGGATCCACAGTTTCATCCTTTTGCCCATGAATGATACAAAGCGGAATCGAGATATGTTGAAAAATTCTTTTTGCCTGGCGGACGACCTTTTGAAATTGGAACACATTATGAAGCGGGATAGAACGGATTAGTGATTGCTTGTTGAGCCTCTCATGATCAGGCAAGGAACGATGCTTTCCTGTGTATTGAAAAAATTGTTCCAGCCGCATCCTTAAGACGTAAGGTGTGAGCACGTATACAGCCGGAGAAAGTAATACTAATGAAGCTACTCGATATCGACAGGCCATAATCGAAGCGATCATTGCCCCCATAGAAAAACCAATCAAATGAATTTTTTTATTTTCTTCAATGGCATGTTCCATGATTTCTTCAATCATTTGCAGCCAATCCAATGCAGTGATTTTCTCCATCCGCTTTTTGTCTGTACTGTGCCCGGGCAACAAGGGCGTCATAACTTCATAACCCTTTCGTTCCAAAGCGCGCGCTAATGGCTCTACCTCCCGAGGGTTTCCTGCAAACCCGTGAATAATGATACATAACTCCTGATACATGAAAATTCTCCTTTTAAAAAGGTCTGAATACCACATTTGGAGAATGATGCTCAGCTGAAACAGTCGGTCCATTCCTACACAGCAGCTCAGATTCGTTGGTATCTTTTCGTGACCGTTCAATTAAATTTTACAACAAAAGAAAGGTGACAATCCTAGTCTGCCAGTGCAATCGTTGTATATACACAGTGATCTAACGATGTTTCAGCAGATCAACCAATTGGATGGAGAAACAGTCAATAATTAATGAGCTGCAAAGGAGCCCATTGGATGCAAACAATGTTTTAAGTCATTCGGATACAAGCAAAGAATCAGGGGATGATACTTGGGGAAAAGGAAGCATGATTAACAAAGCCTTTGAAACTTTTTAAGCTGGTGGTCAGATATGCCTTTCATCATGGTGAACGGTTGCAAACTCTATTTTACGGTTCAAGGTCAGGGAACACCCCTTCTCTTTATTCATCCCCCGGTACTGACTCATTTCAATTTTGAGCATCAAATGAAGGAATTATCGAAGTATTTCCGGATTATTACTTTTGATATCCGAGGGCATGGAAGAAGTTCATTTTCCAGACAGCCTTTAACTTATCCTTTGATTGCAGAAGATATGAAGCACTTATTGGACCATCTAAACATTCAAAAAGCGTTCGTCTGCGGTTATTCTACAGGCGGATCCATCGCTCTTGAATTTTTGCTGGCTCAAACGGATCGGGCACTGGGAGGGATCCTGATCAGCGGTTTGTCTGAAGTCAATGATTGGATTTTAAAAAATAAAATTGTGTTAGCGATGACACTTGCCAAATTAAAAGCTCTTTCTGTATTGGCCTTATATATATCCGGAACGAATATGGATACCAGGTCCTCATTTTGGAAAATGGTTAAGGAAGAACGCAAAGGAACTGCGCAAAATATTGCAGAGTATTATCGATATAGCCTGTCCTATAATTGCACAAATAAATTGGAAAAAATTAAACAGCCCATTTTATTAATCTATGGACAGGGAGATAAAGGTTTTTACCGTTATGCCAAATTGTTGCACGACAAGTTGCCACAGAATGAATTGAAATGGATCCCTCATGTCAAACATCAACTGCCGACGAAAGCCGCTTTAAAATTAAATGGTTTGATCAAGCAATTTATAGATACACACAAGAAATAGGAAGTAAAAGGTCGACCCCTTATTTTTTCGACAAAAGACGTTGGTCCTATATGTCTACTTTGGTTACGGGATCCATTCTGAACTTCGTCACAAATTATTACGAGATAGGAAAAACCGGGCAAAAATCGTCCGGTCCTTTTTAGAACCGAGAAAATTTTTAAGCTTAGATGTTGCCCAGTAAACTCATTTGTTGATTTTTCCCGGTTTATTGTTGATTCTTGTGCGATTTGTGTCGATTTTTTCCTGAAATATGTTGATTCTTGCACTGATTCTGTCGATTCTTTTCGCTTTTGCGTTGATTGACAACTTTGCTGATTTGGTCGTTTCTCAAATTTGGTATTGATCAGAATTTCTTATGAAAGCTGAATTGTGACCGAAATAAAAGTTATGAGCTTTAGTCATGGCAATGTCCCCTTCCATTACCCGTTAATTGAGCGGAAATGCTTCACTTGAACATTTTCAAAAAGCGATTTTCCGCCTATTGAAAACAAAGTGATACATTTATCGTTTAATTGCGGAAACACTTCATCAGAATAAACAATCTTGCCATCATCAATAAATACTTCGATGCTTGTTTTATCAACAAAAATCTCTAAATGAACTTTCTTCTTACTTGTATCAAACGGTGTTCTGCTTTCAACATATTTTTGCGTGCTATCAGGCTGTCCGGTAAAAGCCCGATTGACATAGAAATAGTGGCCTTCCGTAAAGACACCCACATCGATATGGCGTTTGTGATCTGCCGATTCGCGAAGCCTGATCCCTACATTTTTGGCATCCGTCCAACTGATATCTGCGTCCAGTTCGTACGCAACACCTTTCACTTTCAGTTCTTTTGAGCCGGTCACTGGGATCTGTTTAAAATGAGTGGTCGACGTTGTCAGACGATTCAGGGCTTCAACGGGTTGTGAGATAAGGCTATACGTATTGTCCGGCTGCTTGACTAGTCTGATTTGGCGCACAATCGAATCCATGCCATTGAAACCATCCTGCATGGTCGGCGTATTGTTCGGATAATCCCAATTATTCATCCAGGCCAGAGCATAACGTTTCGAAAACTTTTCACTGCTATTACCACTTTCAAACGTCACGCCTGCATACCAGTCAAAACCATGA
This genomic window contains:
- a CDS encoding MurT ligase domain-containing protein, translating into MDLKEISSIWSVKMIKGLIRFSGRGKGESLPGKIARKLDKKILTDLSQFTNTIIVTGTNGKTTTSNLISNVLKQGDLFVINNGEGNNLINGITQVYTEHAHQLKKLTKTKWAVIECDEATVIPLLKEVHPLMIIINNFFRDQLDRYGEIDALINKMHAAIGKSDAKLILNTDDPFVARFSDLKNEKLYFGINKDAYNFENSNMKDSLYCPSCGRKLSYEHMFYGQLGYYKCDYCGFKREQPKYEIKKIERNNKGYNFKLKTRDESSNNSDETDEENDLDYQLSLFGVYNLYNALSAISVAKELNIADKAIYDGLKNFKLNNGRMSVYQYNGCDHIVNLIKNPSGADVAIEEINHDKKDKRIVLFLNDMAADGNDVSWIWDADFEKLTQTEVSHFLCGGRRAWDMANRLKYAGIDPAKIKVIPNIKKAVDFSLEYNKKTYYLPNYTALERVNKLLMSKVKKDKGEENHS
- a CDS encoding PrsW family glutamic-type intramembrane protease yields the protein MASRWYYYDGQETRGPLSEDEMKLLVSKGKINDDTLAIAQGMTEWKNIRNTTIHQANRQSVDQRVRTASRGSGGFMSRATEKMNKMVGEHGPVDLKLRDLFSQVFQQHTKEESEQIFIAGTAFTTPSEVDISSAWPKPWLFSRVFLIFFITYGMLWICLTEFGNPYALPGLMLIGSFAVPFSLVVFFFETNVPRNINLFDVVRMFFIGGVASIIVTLVLYTIFPVYRISITSAFVIGMVEELGKLLIMIGFISQLNVKYLLNGLLIGAVIGAGFASFESAGYAFRAFQTMRNETFLNVIVMRAWTSIGTHAVWTAIAGGALVLVKQSQPFTLNMLSRSRFLKLMVVPIFLHAFWDMPLPVIGDSVIKVILLIMISWLFIFVLMNSGLKQVTRLSAIKKSAHD
- a CDS encoding PLP-dependent aminotransferase family protein is translated as MDWEPKKEKKGLPLYDQIARHFEKQIMEGQLMPGGKLPPERNLAKRLGVNRTTVVRAYDVLRSTGLVNSVRGSGTVVCQRRLGVNPVRVTNWHDYANGGSFLPTLPILQKLNEARNHHELINLSSGELCREDYPVARIQQIMKESALDAPLGYPEPQGYEPLRIGISRLLKQQYKIHAEAKDILITAGSQQALLLITQCLLNPGDAIALEYPSYFYSLPLFHSAGLRMFGAPMDHEGIIPEELERLLNKKPIKMLFINPTYQNPTGITLSGQRRKTIISICESRRIPIVEDDPYSLLYFNSESAEISSLFSMSHNQSVIYIGSLSKTVAPGLRIGWMVAPETVLKRLKDAKDQMDHGTNIVTQMIAARFITSGIWEAHLKVLREKLRRRKNKMIHSLKAYSKDKLSWTTPKGGYHLWVKCPDHFSDVERLQSGIENGVLFVPGTIYGAHPRYVRLSYSGLKENEIAEGVKRFVSSVR
- a CDS encoding FMN-binding negative transcriptional regulator; amino-acid sequence: MYIPEHFKMTTDEDMFKMIEQNSFATLFSQHHGAPYATHLPVTLNRKKRLLCGHFARSNPQWEDIGQQEILAVFQGPHRYISPSWYETNTAVPTWNYVAVHIYGQVELITDPKELMNTLNAMVQKYEKPGYTYKLTDVNPAFVNKLFNGIVGFKIKINRMEGKQKLSQNNPEERQKRIIEHLKAIKQANENEMAQMMENNLNKKARNNADQ
- a CDS encoding nuclear transport factor 2 family protein, which encodes MKKSEIIECEKRLQEAMLSSDVTALDELIDDDLIFVDHFGQILTKENDLETTVWSVKLF
- a CDS encoding alpha/beta hydrolase produces the protein MYQELCIIIHGFAGNPREVEPLARALERKGYEVMTPLLPGHSTDKKRMEKITALDWLQMIEEIMEHAIEENKKIHLIGFSMGAMIASIMACRYRVASLVLLSPAVYVLTPYVLRMRLEQFFQYTGKHRSLPDHERLNKQSLIRSIPLHNVFQFQKVVRQAKRIFQHISIPLCIIHGQKDETVDPKSAELIFRVAPSKEKELHYLPHSKHHIFLDSEGDMVIQTVTKFLEKYH
- a CDS encoding alpha/beta fold hydrolase; the protein is MPFIMVNGCKLYFTVQGQGTPLLFIHPPVLTHFNFEHQMKELSKYFRIITFDIRGHGRSSFSRQPLTYPLIAEDMKHLLDHLNIQKAFVCGYSTGGSIALEFLLAQTDRALGGILISGLSEVNDWILKNKIVLAMTLAKLKALSVLALYISGTNMDTRSSFWKMVKEERKGTAQNIAEYYRYSLSYNCTNKLEKIKQPILLIYGQGDKGFYRYAKLLHDKLPQNELKWIPHVKHQLPTKAALKLNGLIKQFIDTHKK